In Candidatus Neomarinimicrobiota bacterium, a single genomic region encodes these proteins:
- a CDS encoding DNA polymerase III subunit delta' C-terminal domain-containing protein: protein MTAEKLIGQQTVWQRLLSAVENDRVPSAYLFHGPAGVGKEGFAIQFSSLLNCRDPKDLPCGNCPSCAKFRGLQHPNLSLVVPLPTNKRITRKDPPLKALSTKMMTLLSELTVRKGSEPYLKINLPRANTILINSVREIREKIYLKASEAGRKMILIFDAHKLMTQQGESANALLKIVEEPPDNTSFIIVTDFPQRLSETIRSRCQEVYFPPVPEKELMAYLAGELKKESSEVRLIAHLSQGSIRLMRTLAEEKLSEVVGLMKSLVGWTTSATADDWNNFLKHFSALYRADTQDFSFHMELLVHWFRDAMHIQKLNGQAEIILQDSARELREFVNKFPTADYAAIISRLETCADSLSRNYNPNLVLINLLLDIQDDLDGESG, encoded by the coding sequence ATGACCGCTGAAAAATTGATCGGGCAACAGACTGTATGGCAGCGGCTGTTATCGGCCGTTGAGAACGATCGTGTCCCTTCGGCCTACCTTTTTCACGGTCCGGCCGGAGTAGGCAAGGAAGGGTTTGCCATCCAGTTCTCCTCTTTACTCAACTGCCGCGATCCGAAAGATCTGCCTTGCGGCAACTGTCCATCTTGCGCAAAGTTCCGCGGACTGCAGCATCCAAACCTTTCGCTGGTCGTTCCCCTGCCAACAAACAAAAGAATTACCAGGAAAGACCCGCCTCTCAAGGCACTCTCTACCAAAATGATGACACTTCTGAGTGAACTCACAGTTAGGAAAGGGAGCGAACCCTACCTGAAGATTAATTTGCCGCGGGCCAACACAATTCTGATAAATTCGGTACGGGAGATAAGGGAGAAGATCTATCTCAAGGCGTCGGAAGCCGGCCGCAAGATGATTCTCATCTTTGATGCGCATAAGTTGATGACTCAGCAGGGGGAATCGGCCAACGCCCTCCTCAAGATAGTCGAAGAACCGCCAGATAACACCTCTTTTATCATCGTGACTGACTTCCCTCAGCGCCTCTCCGAGACGATCCGTTCAAGATGCCAGGAAGTGTATTTTCCACCGGTTCCGGAGAAAGAGTTGATGGCATACCTCGCTGGTGAATTGAAAAAGGAGAGCAGTGAAGTACGATTGATTGCCCATCTCAGTCAAGGGAGTATCCGGCTGATGAGGACTTTAGCAGAAGAAAAATTGAGTGAAGTAGTGGGACTAATGAAATCTCTGGTTGGGTGGACAACATCAGCAACCGCCGATGACTGGAACAATTTTCTGAAGCATTTTTCCGCTCTTTACCGTGCTGACACGCAGGATTTCTCTTTCCATATGGAGCTTCTTGTTCATTGGTTCAGGGATGCCATGCATATCCAGAAACTAAATGGTCAGGCCGAGATTATTTTGCAAGATTCGGCACGGGAGTTAAGGGAATTTGTGAATAAGTTTCCGACCGCGGATTATGCCGCCATTATCTCCAGGCTTGAAACGTGTGCAGATTCTCTTTCGCGCAATTACAACCCGAACTTGGTGCTGATTAATCTACTGCTGGATATTCAGGACGACTTGGATGGGGAGTCAGGATGA